Within the Paenibacillus pabuli genome, the region GTAATTGAGGCTGCCATCGAGAACCATGTTGAAAAAGTCATTTATATCTCGACTGACAAGGCGGCCAACCCATCCAACTTCTATGGCATGACCAAGGCGATCGGTGAGAAATTAATCGTATATGCGAATCTGCTGCACAGCAATACTCGATTTGTGACTGTACGTGGCGGCAATGTGCTTGGCACTAACGGCAGCGTTGTGCATCTCTTCAAGAATCAGATTCGCCAGAAAGGTCAAGTGTCCATCACGGACATGAACATGACCCGTTTCTTCCTCACACTGAAGGATGCCATCACGCTGCTGTTCAAGGCCTCCGTCGAGAGTGTAGGCGGTGAGATTTTCGTCATGACGATGCCTACGTGCAAAATTGTGGATCTTGCGGAAGTGCTGATTGAAGATTCCGGCGTGGAGAACGTGGCTATCGTGGAGCGCGGTACCCGGCCTGGTGAGAAAATTCATGAAATTCTGATGAGTGAATTCGAAAGCATGACAACCGTCGTTTACGACGAACAGTACCTAGTCATTCTCCCAACACTTGGCATACCGGGACTGCGTGAACATTACACGCACTGCCCTCCTGTTTCCTTCAGCAGCTTTAGTTCGGAACATCAGTTGATGACGAAAGAGGAGATTCGCGACA harbors:
- a CDS encoding polysaccharide biosynthesis protein, translated to MFENKRILVTGGTGSWGYELVAQLLPQQPKEIIVYSRNESSQVAMSREFEDPRLHFRIGDIRDKEALTAACQQVDYVFHLAALKHVPVCEDQPYEALKTNVIGTQNVIEAAIENHVEKVIYISTDKAANPSNFYGMTKAIGEKLIVYANLLHSNTRFVTVRGGNVLGTNGSVVHLFKNQIRQKGQVSITDMNMTRFFLTLKDAITLLFKASVESVGGEIFVMTMPTCKIVDLAEVLIEDSGVENVAIVERGTRPGEKIHEILMSEFESMTTVVYDEQYLVILPTLGIPGLREHYTHCPPVSFSSFSSEHQLMTKEEIRDILKRGGFLS